From the genome of Vairimorpha necatrix chromosome 8, complete sequence:
ctttttattattcgaAAAGATGAAAATTCCGAAATTTACATTGGTACagataaagaaattaatgTCGAGCAACCATCATctcaatatatttttgaaataactGAATCAAATAAGTTTGATTTAGAGAAATCaggaagaaaaaataaacatttaattcGACCCCCCAAATCTCGCAATTTTTTACCACTGAGGTATGAGGATAGACAAGCATTTGATAATAAAGTATTAAGGATTGATTATCAAAGCGATGAAGAACTTTCTCTTGCTTTCAAACTTGTGAATGCTAAAGTTGTATTAAAAACTATATTTCCATACGATTTAAAAgaacaattttatataacagCAAAGAAAATATCACTTAAAAATACTCTTGAATATTGTTTGTCAAGTAGAAGACTTAAGCTAAATCCAAACAAAGATATATACGAATTAAGGCTATGTATAACCAATAAGGTTGATAgacaatttataattaatctCCCTCAGGTCTACAAGAAATACTTGGCAATTCAATCATATATAATGAGAagaaatgaagaaattcacgaacaagaaataattgCGTACCAAATGGAGTATTTTTCGATGtaagaaataatataacttgtgtttataaaaattcgggttttttaaataaagttttttgagtattatttgttttatataaaaaatccttcccgtttttataaaaaaccatTGAGaggtttattttttaaattttttttttctgtgaatttaatagaaacttattaaaaaatgttttttcgTATCAACTCAACCAAAATTTATACTGcaagaaaataattcacttcaaattaaaacagaattcaaaaattatcttAATATTACATTTTAGCTTTTTTTTCGTagattctatttttatctgtacataaattttctaaatatcgtattattttgtcttaaacaataattttcaatagttttgtttattagCATATATCATcattattttatgatattctttataaaattttctgttttatatttgagtTAAAGACAGTTAGATGGTTATTTttgttcatttttttcaaattatgaaagaaaaattatataaggAAAAGTAATATATACTGTGGCACGAGCTGCCTTCTGGTCGACGACATGTCATcaaaatttgtataaatatgttaatttaaagattttttgttatttttttcatcttcAATTTCGAGCTTAAAAAtgcctttttttatagttatattttttcgcCCGATCACATGTTTCATCTTGTAGAAAGatgtttatataattattgatAAAAGCATATTTAGAATGTTAAACATTGCTATAGTCTCTTGATTTTAACCATTGTTAGTTTACGATGAAtcatgtataaaaataacatcTTAGTCATTTGACAATTATGACTAAAGTATTAGCATTTTATGATACTCTACATCTCTAGAGTTCCTTAAGAATCTCATGTGTCATATATCGgtgtaaaatatataaaaaatgttttataagttACTTTTTCGAATTCATATCACCCATGCTTTAACATggttatttaaataatttcttacGATTATTAATTTCCGTCCTTTAAATTTAGTCTAGCGGTAAAAAATGAGTTAGTCGAAATATTATAGAACAAAAATAGTGAGGATGCGTAatttaacaaatttatGTAATTGCAAACATTTGAAACACATTTTATACCAtttcaaattataaatatataaaaatatatataatcttACACATCGTTCTGAATATATAGTATGTTAATCCTATAATTAGTgtagtatttttatatggtACTTAAGTTTTCTTTCGGAGTATTTCTGTACTTGCAtactatttattattatcttATGAGCAATTTTATCGAGGTTTAATTATATGGCAAAAATCGTGTACATTTGTTCATAATCATTAATGTTCTCATTTTGTTCAATAAAAACGAGTTTTCTGGAATTGACTAAACAAAGAAGCATAATTTCAATtgcttttaatatttaagcTGATacgttttttatgtatttttgtttgtaaaatgtcaaaaaatttaattaaaacttCAAAGATATGATTTTACGTAAGTTTctcataaaatattataagacgataaaaaaaaataactttTTCATGTTTGTCGTATTGCAAAATCACTagattgtaattttttctttaaaattctcAAGATATTTTGACTATTATTTCCAATAAAGAACTTTAAAGAAGTTAATAACTATATTCGattatttttgacattaaAAACTTCATTCCTTGAATAAATGAACTGACCtttgttataaatttttaattcatattaaataaaaatcaagtgtaaaaaaatattgacgttttttaatttatcaatctAAAGAAATTTGGCAAACTATGTAAAAacttataatttatattttatattatatatatgaaaaaaatttaaatttttacataagaaatcaaattttaatttaatatttaatttattcttttataaatgcaAAAAACTTCAGTGCCCCATGATGTTATTTTGGTTTCCATTTTTACATAGTCTTTGCACTGGCATTATGTTTATTGATAGAAAAGATGTcgattttgaaatttacaTAGGTTTTAACAATGAAATTAACGGAGACAACTATTCACcttatcatatttttgaaatttcgAATTCCtatgaattttataaagctaaacttattagaaataacaATTACGAATTGGTTGTAAAAGATACTCAGCATCTTCTCACTCCGTTAATGCTCGACGATAgacaaatatttgaaaaggatttgaaaaaaagtTACAGTGAAAGTGATGAAGGTCTTTCGAAACTTGTTGAATTACTTTGCGATAGTCAAGTTATATTAAGAGCGAAATTTCCATTTGATATAAATGAAAGATTTTACAtaacattaaataaaatctctCCTGATTATAACCTTGAATATTGGATAACTAGTAGAAGTCTCAAGTTAAATCGAAACCGAAATATATACGAATTAAAATTGCGAACTATTTCAAGCTTtgataaaaacttttttgtaTGTATTCCTAGGACATACAGTGAACACATAAATAGTCAATTAGAAGAGTTGGAATTAAGCGCTAACTTTGTTCTATCAGAACTTGATGAAACTATCTATATGgaatagtaaaaatttattaaattttatcattttaaaataatttagttgtaaaaaatttactttctcattaatatttacaataatataatattttgtcgTAGATTCTTTTATCCGtctttaaaatcaatttgAACTTTTAATCGCACAATAGCTTTGTTAATCTTTAAATAGAAAATCAATACCCGCTTATTATGTCAAAcacgaaaaaataatattttaaaaataaattcaaattatttttttaatcaattCTAATTTTGACATTTAACGATTATGATATGTccaattttaatatttctacaaaaaattatttattttttgttcaaaccgattttttataataaaaattaaatattattttacccatcaatatttaatataatttttttaatttaaatatattatggGGGTTCTTAGTGCCCTTATGGTACCTTCATTCttgtttatatatgttACAATATGTACTGATCCTTTGTTTATCATTCCaagagaaaattaaaatgtatATCTATACATTTCATTGAAAGATGTACTTACCCAAGAAGTGTATTCAACATTCCTAATAACTGAACTGCTATGATGAAGACATTGTAGATGGAGTTGTTAGGTCCTACGATAAAAGATTAGAAAATGGAAGAAAGACTAAGccttgattttttaaaaccgAAAAGTtagaagaaaaacaaaGTGTAAAGAAAACTTTATCAGATTATAGGATTAtgcattataaaaaaccaatCTTGTCGATTTAGTTTATAGCGGCAatgttatattaaaaacgaCATTTGTACTTGATGCAAAAAAggcatatttatttgattttttgaatattacTAAAAGTccaaattgtttttttattaaacaagtaaaaaaaagatttgaCAGATCAAATAGGCTATATGAAATCATTTGGTTAGGTTTTTATAGTCCACCGacattagaaaaaaatgttaGTGTTTCCTAGTTATACAgagataatttatttatactaaatcaatttattaatttaaaagatgatttagaaataataaatagttATCTACAGTCAAAAATAGTTTTTGagcaaaaagaaaaaaactttGATGACTATGAGTGTATGTTGTCGATTACTAACGACAACGAAATAAATTGTCCCATCGCTACAGACAATTTTAcagagaaaaaaatttttgttagaGAAAATAACGCGAGAAATAGTGACTTAAAACATTGTAATAGAATTACCCaactgaaaaaaatatgaaaaaaatatttataccTGATGATATATCAACAgataaagatttaaaattttatgagcAAAATGGTAGTTCTGTTAACTCAAATGCCAAAGAGCTTGTTAAAGTTGTAATGCCAGATATAGCCTTTTCTCCTGAACGtgttgaaaatataaactttaGTGGAGAGAAAAATTCTACAAATGAAGACAAGAAAGAAGTAaaagataaagaaaataataatgttaaaaatgaagacgaaaaaaacaaactagaaaatgaaaagaGTCAtgttaaacaatttttacttgtatttttcttattcaAAGTTATATTAATAGTATTTTAAAGTTCTAAgatctaataaaaagatattttaaaagctttaaaattttttttaaatatttttatgctATATACTAACATAATTTCACATTTAAGCAAAAACTTAGTCTCggtactttttttttatttttttgctttaaaaaatattcatgtGCTTTAGTTAACGATAGGGCCGtgttataaaagaataatgaagatgtatttttcaataaatatattctaTATTGCAATAGCTTGCCGATAAAGACTTCTGTTGCATTTCTTTATACATAATTCGTAATAAGCATTATGGTGAAAACTCATTGGTGTTAATTGTCTTTTATAGATAAATTCTATCTTAATTTGTTAAAGAAGTTGAatgaataaatataaaacataaatcaGGGTTTTACTAAagctattttttatatagatacaaacattgttttttttaaagaatacaaaaaaagtatttatataaataatcatATAGTGtaatattagtttttaatacgtttaaacaaataaaatttgtcAATAACGAATTAGCacatgaaattttttatattatttgattaattgtgacaaataaattattcttactttgatttttttataaacttaatatataatagcAAATAATTTCGTGctaacttaaaaaaattctgttATTAAATCTGTAAAAATTGTcgtatataaaataaaggaaacgactaaaatataaaatgtatttGTGGAATATGCgatcaaatttttgaataatttCGGTCTTTTGttattatatcttttttagttAGAACCCatttgattttctttttattttgatttttgacTACAATTGCTTTACAACTCTATTCTTGGTGGCTAAATATACCAACTGTGTAGGCATATACTTAAGCTTTTTAGGTAATATTTTCAGactatatattttacatattttatcaCTGAAttgattaataaaaatgatgaTTATTGAATAATAAACACGTTATAtgaaagattataaaaagattatcCATACACTACTCATGGTTTCAAACAAAAAACGtaatatataagaaaatacTTATGCTTTAATTTTGACATGCAACTCTTATGGTGAAGAACAAATGTATCTgagaaattattttgtttatacaacaaaatattaaatcaaGAGTATCAATTGATCTTCTGAATACAACTAGGtctttgtttgtttaaaatttttaaaagcatataatttctatttaaaatgatttaaaattttatgatataatCTGGTtgaacataaaaaactttcTATTTGAGTTATAGAACTTTAAAGCaaagaataaaatcaaatatttcagTAAGTTAACATTTAAGATTTGAATTATAATACTCAGATATTATACCAAGTTACGAAAATTGCAGATTATGTatgaattaaaatttcgTTCGTTGGTCTGTAGAAATAGTAAGGTGTTGTATACCAAGAATTGTTACAGAGATTGTGAAAAATTGAGAACATAATCATAAAACCTGATTATGCAGATAAATTTACATCGAgctttaatattaaaatttttaaaaataatcgtttttaatttctttatgtagattttctaataatattagattttttttttattacataatttaaatctgtttaaaataataccgcaaatttatttttcgttagttttattagtattttctaaattttagatGAACTGTATGTTTGATCAAATTTTTCCctaagaaatattattttttat
Proteins encoded in this window:
- a CDS encoding putative SP-containing membrane protein, whose protein sequence is MHYKKPILDNLFILNQFINLKDDLEIINSYLQSKIVFEQKEKNFDDYECMLSITNDNEINCPIATDNFTEKKIFVRENNARNKHNHKT